The following proteins are co-located in the Halarcobacter sp. genome:
- a CDS encoding transcriptional repressor, with product MTYIGNTETKEFDIFIKNFKEHISKLGYKNTIQKDYILKIIYYSNEHLSAEEIAQKIHKEFNLDIGIATVYRTLNFFEEMDLIKSLDIGDGVRRFEFKIEHEHHDHMVCIKCGKIIEFSDEMIELNQIKIAEKNGFVLKDHIMTIYGICHECDNK from the coding sequence ATGACCTATATAGGAAATACTGAGACAAAAGAATTTGATATATTTATTAAAAATTTTAAAGAACATATTAGTAAGTTAGGATATAAAAATACTATACAAAAAGACTATATTTTAAAAATAATTTATTACAGTAATGAACACCTAAGTGCAGAAGAAATAGCACAAAAAATTCATAAAGAATTTAATCTTGATATTGGGATAGCAACAGTATATAGAACTCTTAATTTTTTTGAAGAAATGGATCTAATCAAATCTTTAGATATTGGAGATGGGGTAAGAAGATTTGAATTCAAGATTGAACATGAACATCATGATCATATGGTATGTATAAAATGTGGAAAAATAATTGAATTTTCTGATGAAATGATTGAGTTAAATCAAATAAAAATAGCAGAAAAAAATGGCTTTGTCTTAAAAGATCATATTATGACTATATATGGTATCTGCCATGAATGCGACAATAAATAA
- the hisIE gene encoding bifunctional phosphoribosyl-AMP cyclohydrolase/phosphoribosyl-ATP diphosphatase HisIE codes for MENIELIDWEKMEGLIPVITQDFETNEVLMLAYMNKEALQLTLDTKFAHYFSRSKQRIWKKGESSNHTQEIKNILIDCDNDTILLKVKQNGVACHTGRKSCFFTNLETKEEISKVEVDTTSAYGVIDTLYHVIQDRKNDDPKKSYTSKLLNGKENSMLKKIVEEAGEFTFAIKDNDTQEAIYEAADITYHVLVALASKNISPDRVKQELARRFGMSGIEEKNSRIEE; via the coding sequence ATGGAAAATATAGAACTAATTGATTGGGAAAAGATGGAAGGTTTAATTCCTGTAATAACACAAGACTTTGAGACAAATGAAGTTTTAATGCTTGCATACATGAATAAAGAGGCTTTACAACTAACTCTTGACACAAAATTTGCTCACTATTTTAGCAGAAGTAAACAAAGAATCTGGAAAAAAGGTGAGAGTTCAAACCATACTCAAGAGATAAAAAATATCCTGATAGATTGTGATAATGATACAATTTTGTTAAAAGTAAAACAAAATGGAGTTGCTTGTCATACAGGAAGAAAATCTTGTTTTTTTACAAATTTAGAAACAAAAGAAGAGATATCAAAAGTTGAAGTTGATACAACAAGTGCTTATGGAGTTATAGATACATTATATCATGTAATTCAAGATAGAAAAAATGATGATCCTAAAAAATCATACACTTCAAAATTATTAAATGGAAAAGAAAACTCTATGCTTAAAAAAATAGTTGAAGAAGCTGGTGAATTTACTTTTGCAATAAAAGACAATGATACCCAAGAGGCGATCTATGAAGCTGCTGATATCACTTACCATGTTTTAGTTGCCCTTGCTTCTAAAAATATAAGTCCAGATAGAGTTAAACAAGAATTAGCTAGAAGATTTGGTATGTCGGGGATAGAGGAAAAAAATTCAAGAATTGAAGAATAA
- a CDS encoding P-loop NTPase, translating to MATIADINDKLTKVLYPGFQKSIMDFGFVKDVQVEDNNCIIVLDITSSAPEVEEQLKKDISAVLTDTVSNVEIRITKPEAPKQQSNSTSGQNIAPQIKNFVMVSSGKGGVGKSTTTVNLAVAAAMQGKKVGILDADIYGPNIPRMMGISGKEVEIVGNKAKPFNAYGVDVMSMGSLMDEGHALIWRGAMIMKAVQQLLRDILWEELDILFIDMPPGTGDAQLTIAQSVPVTCGVNVTTPQHVALDDSRRSLDMFKKLHIPIAGIIENMSGFICPECNSESDIFGMGTCEPLAEQYNTQVLGNLPIEPAIREGGDSGKPIVYCNPESESAKRYMSTTAKLLAYIDEVSSTASNAEIQPTTPPGVSACSTAGASSQQSSHSGGSCGCGN from the coding sequence ATGGCAACTATAGCTGATATAAATGATAAATTAACGAAAGTTTTATATCCAGGGTTCCAAAAATCAATTATGGACTTTGGATTTGTAAAAGATGTACAAGTCGAAGACAATAATTGTATTATTGTTTTAGATATTACATCAAGTGCACCAGAAGTAGAAGAGCAATTAAAAAAGGATATTTCTGCTGTATTAACTGACACAGTATCAAATGTAGAGATTAGAATTACAAAACCTGAAGCTCCAAAACAACAAAGTAATAGTACGAGCGGGCAAAATATAGCTCCACAAATTAAAAACTTTGTAATGGTAAGTTCAGGAAAAGGTGGAGTTGGAAAATCTACTACAACTGTTAACTTAGCAGTTGCTGCAGCGATGCAAGGAAAAAAAGTTGGTATCTTAGATGCTGATATTTATGGACCAAATATCCCTAGAATGATGGGAATATCAGGAAAAGAAGTAGAAATCGTAGGAAACAAAGCTAAGCCATTTAATGCATATGGCGTTGATGTAATGTCAATGGGTTCATTAATGGATGAAGGTCATGCACTAATCTGGAGAGGTGCGATGATTATGAAAGCTGTACAACAACTTCTAAGAGATATTCTATGGGAAGAGTTAGATATTTTATTTATTGATATGCCTCCTGGAACTGGTGATGCACAATTAACAATCGCTCAAAGTGTTCCTGTAACATGTGGTGTAAATGTAACAACTCCTCAACATGTAGCTTTAGATGATTCAAGAAGATCTTTAGATATGTTTAAAAAACTTCATATCCCAATCGCAGGCATCATTGAAAATATGAGTGGATTTATTTGTCCTGAATGTAATAGCGAATCTGATATTTTTGGAATGGGAACTTGTGAACCTTTAGCTGAACAATATAATACGCAAGTTTTAGGGAATCTTCCAATTGAACCTGCAATTAGAGAGGGTGGAGATTCTGGTAAGCCAATTGTGTACTGTAACCCTGAATCAGAATCTGCAAAAAGATATATGAGTACAACAGCTAAACTTTTAGCATATATTGATGAGGTTAGTTCAACTGCTTCAAATGCAGAGATTCAACCAACTACACCTCCTGGTGTATCAGCTTGTTCTACTGCTGGTGCATCATCACAACAATCTTCACACTCTGGTGGAAGTTGTGGTTGTGGTAACTAA